One uncultured Campylobacter sp. genomic window, GCCCCTTAACGTCTTTGATCAATAATACTTTCATCCATTATCCTTTTAAATTTAGCTTTAAATTTATAAAATTTTATAAGCGGCGCGGGCGGATCTGAAATTTAGTGAAATTTCATGAAACCTGCCCGCAGCCGCTCGCTACTTTTTCGATAAATTTTAAAATTTCGCTTTGTGAAATCCGCCTGCGCGCCTTGCCGCTATGAGGCAAAATTTCAGCTAAAGCTTGCGTCCGTTCTTACCCGCGATGATAAATCTTAACGCGCTTAGTTTGATAAATCCGTCGCCGTCTTTTTGATTGAAAACTTTATCCTCTTCAAACGTCACGAAATCGGTATTAAACAAACTATCGCTCTTGCTTTTCCTGCCCAGCACGGTCACGTTGCCCTTATAAAGCTCTAGCTTAACCTTGCCGTTTACGTGCTCTTGGGATTTATTTATCAGCTCTTGAAGCAGCAAGCGCTCCGGGCTGAACCAAAAGCCGTTGTAAATAAGCTCGGCGTAGCGCGGCATCAGATCGTCTTTTAGATGCGCCGCGCCGCGATCCAGCGTGATGCTCTCGATCGCGCGGTGAGCCTTTAGCATAATCGTGCCGCCCGGAGTTTCGTAGCAGCCGCGACTCTTCATGCCGACGTAGCGGTTTTCAACAAGATCAAGCCTACCGATGCCGTTTTTAGCGCCAAGCTCATTAAGCGCTGCTAGCATCTCATGCGGCTTAAGCGCTTTGCCATTTAGCTTTACAGGATCACCATGCTTGTATTCAATCTCGATGATCTCGCTCTTATCTGGCGCATTTTTAGGGCTCACGGTCCATCGCCACATATCCTCTTCAGGCGCATGGGCGGGATCTTCCAGCACCAAGCCCTCGTAGGAGATGTGAAGGATATTCGCATCCATCGAATACGGCGATTTGCCTGGCTTTGAAGCGATATCAATGCCGTTTTTCTTAGCGTAAGCAAGCAGCTTCTCGCGAGAGTTCAAATCCCACAACCTCCACGGCGCAATCACCTTAATATCGGGATTTAGCGCATATGCGCCAAGCTCGAAGCGGACTTGATCGTTACCCTTGCCGGTCGCGCCGTGGCTTACGGCGTCTGCGCCGGTTTTTTTAGCAATTTCAACTAGCTTTTTAGCGATCAACGGGCGGGCAATCGATGTGCCTAAAAGATACTCGCCCTCATAAACCGCATTTGCGCGAAACATCGGAAATACGTAATCTCGCACAAATTCCTCGCGCAGATCCTCTACGAAGATATTTTCCTTTTTGATGCCCAGTTTCACAGCTTTGTTTTTGATAGGCTCCAAATCCTCGTTCTGACCGATATCTGCGGTGAAAGTCACCACATCGCAGCCGTAAGTATCGCCGAGCCACTTTAAAATAATGCTAGTATCTAGTCCTCCCGAATACGCCAAAACGACCTTTTTTACATCTTTTGCCATCTCAAATCCTTTACGTAAAATTTGGCGAAATTCTACCAAAAATAGTTTAATAGTTGCTTTTAAGGCAAATATCGCTAAACTCACGCTTATGAGAATCGATAAATTTTTAAACGCAGTAAATATCACCAAGCGGCGCGCCATCAGCGAAGATATGTGCAAAAGCGGCGTCGTAGCCGTAAACGGCGTGGTAGTAAAGCCCGCCAAAGAGCTTAAAATCGGCGACGTTATCACCATAAGCTTTTTGGATAGAAAACAAAGCTTTAAAGTCCTAGCCTTTCCTAGCGCGAAAAATACGCCCAAAAACGAGCAAACAAAGTATGTCCAAGAGCTTTGAACTCATCTGCGGCGAGGATGAAATTTCGCGCCTCATACAAGCGCTGCCAAAAAGCGGCATAATCTTACTAATCGGGGGTCTCGCCGCCGGTAAAACGACGCTTGCGCGCGCGATCGTGCGGGCTCACGGGTTAGATGAGCACGTGAGCTCGCCTACGTTTTCGATCATGCAAAACTACGGCGAAATTTATCATTACGACATCTATAACGGCGGCTGTGAGGGGATTTTAAAAAACGGACTATTTGAAAATTTATTTGAAGAGGGACTTCATCTGATCGAATGGGCGGATGAAAATTTGATAAATTTACTTAAAAAATATGAGCTTGATTTTTGCGTAGTGAGGATCACACCGCACGCGCAAGGGCGAAAATACGAGGTAAGCTATGCATAAACTGGAAGTCAGGGGTCTTAAAAAAACCATAAAAGGCACGCCGATCATCAAAGGAATCTCGCTAGAACTTTACAATGGCGAGATTGTAGGGCTGCTAGGGCCCAATGGCGCGGGTAAAACCACGACATTTTATATGATCTGCGGGCTGATAAGCGCTAGCGGTGGTGATATCTTGCTTAATGAAAATAGCATCGCAAAGGTTCCGCTTCATAAGCGCGCCAAGCTCGGCATAGGCTACCTGCCACAAGAAAGTAGCATCTTTAAGGAGCTTAGTGTGGAGGAAAATTTAATGCTCGCTGCAGAGATTACCTATAAAAATAAAGCCGAAGCCTCACGTAAGGTCGATGAGATGCTAAATCTGCTAAATATCGAGCCGATCAGATTGCGCAAGGGCGTAAGCCTAAGTGGCGGCGAGCGCAGGCGCTGCGAGATCGCGCGAAGCCTAATGATAACGCCGAAATTCCTACTTTTAGATGAGCCGTTTGCAGGCGTTGATCCGATCGCCGTTAACGACATCCAAAGCATCGTGCGCGATTTAAGCGATCTTGGCATCGGCGTGCTCATCACCGATCATAACGTCCGCGAGACGCTTGCGATCTGCGACCGCGCCTACGTCATCAAGGACGGCGAGCTATTCGCCGGCGGCACCGCAAAAGAGATAGCCAGCGATCCGAATGTCCGTAAATTCTACCTCGGCGAGGATTTTAGCATCTAAGTCAGCCAGAGCGCTTTAGATTTTCACTTCCCGCTTCGGCGCGCGCGGTTAAATTCTATAATTTAAGTTTTGCGATTTAAAATTCAAGTGTACGGCTGCGATTAGTCGTGCACTTGAATTTCGCGTATTAAATTTTTGAAAAGTAGCTAGGTTCGTTTTAAAATTTTTAAATTTCAAAGGGCGTTTTGTGCACTGCAAATTTTAAATAATTTTTGCGGCAGGTTCTCTTTTCACGACCGAAATTTACACCCGTGGTACATAAAATTTAAATCGCATTTTAATCACACTTTGTTTAAATTAAATCAAATTTTAAAGCGGAGGCGTCTTTAAACGTAACGCTTTCATCTGCGCATCAAAATCACGCCCACAATTTGCAAAAGAATATCCGCTCGTAGAATTAAATTTCAAAACGAACACAGCCGCAAATGAATTACATATGCAACGGTGCTTGAAATTACGCGCGAGATGCTGTCTAATTTCACGGCTAAATTCTGCGAGCGGCGGCGTAAACCAAAGCGCACACAAAACCTACTCACTTCGGCTTCGACGCATTAAATTAAAAGCGACGCGCGAAGCAAGGCTGTCCGACCCGTTAGAATTTTGCCGATCAAGCCGCCTTGTTTAATTAAAATTACACTTTTATTTGCTCTGCGGGTTTAAATTTCGCTCATCTTAAAGCTCGCTGCGAATTTTAAAATTTTAACCCGGCACTCGTCGCTTCCCTTAAAATTTTAAAATTCTTAAAATTTTGGCGAGATCAAGGAGAGATTATGAAAAAAGTTCTACTTTCGTGCGCCTTGGCGGGCGCGCTTTTCGGCTTGGAGCTCGATGGATTCAGTGCGCCCGAGGGTTCGCTAATCACTGAGGACGCTTTTTACATCGCAAATCGCGGCAAAAACGAAGATTCGCTAGGCAGAAGCGGCTTTATCAGCAGGATCGTAAAAAATTCCAATGTCGTTGAGACAAATTTTATAGACGATCTGGTAAATCCGGGCGGAATGGCGCAGATCGCGGGCGTGCTCTACGTGTGCGATCTGGATGCGATCAGAGGCTTTAGCAAAGGTCAGGAGGTTTTTAATCTAAAAATCGAGGGAGCGCAGGCCTTAAACGACGTCGTAGCGCTCGGTAGCGAGGTTTTGCTCGCAAGCGATCCCGCGCGTGGGACGATCTGGCGCATCGACCTGCTCTCGCGCACCGCGGATGAGTTTGCGCGCATTGATCCATCGCTAGGCAGCCCAAACGGACTTTTGGCTAAAGGCGACAAGCTTCTGATCACCACCTTCGATCTTAGCGGAAAGGTCCCGGGGCGCGTGCTAAGCATGGATCTGAAATCTCGCGAAATTTCGATCTTTGCCGATATGAAGGGGGTTTTCTACGGCATAGCGCGCGGAAAAAACGACGAAATTTTAGTTAGCGACTGGGGCGAGGACCTTTTAAGCGGCAAAATTTGGCGTATAGATGCGAACGGACAGATACGCAAAATAAACCTCGGCGCGATGCAAAGGCCTGCGGACATCTCA contains:
- a CDS encoding argininosuccinate synthase, with protein sequence MAKDVKKVVLAYSGGLDTSIILKWLGDTYGCDVVTFTADIGQNEDLEPIKNKAVKLGIKKENIFVEDLREEFVRDYVFPMFRANAVYEGEYLLGTSIARPLIAKKLVEIAKKTGADAVSHGATGKGNDQVRFELGAYALNPDIKVIAPWRLWDLNSREKLLAYAKKNGIDIASKPGKSPYSMDANILHISYEGLVLEDPAHAPEEDMWRWTVSPKNAPDKSEIIEIEYKHGDPVKLNGKALKPHEMLAALNELGAKNGIGRLDLVENRYVGMKSRGCYETPGGTIMLKAHRAIESITLDRGAAHLKDDLMPRYAELIYNGFWFSPERLLLQELINKSQEHVNGKVKLELYKGNVTVLGRKSKSDSLFNTDFVTFEEDKVFNQKDGDGFIKLSALRFIIAGKNGRKL
- a CDS encoding S4 domain-containing protein; this translates as MRIDKFLNAVNITKRRAISEDMCKSGVVAVNGVVVKPAKELKIGDVITISFLDRKQSFKVLAFPSAKNTPKNEQTKYVQEL
- the tsaE gene encoding tRNA (adenosine(37)-N6)-threonylcarbamoyltransferase complex ATPase subunit type 1 TsaE — protein: MSKSFELICGEDEISRLIQALPKSGIILLIGGLAAGKTTLARAIVRAHGLDEHVSSPTFSIMQNYGEIYHYDIYNGGCEGILKNGLFENLFEEGLHLIEWADENLINLLKKYELDFCVVRITPHAQGRKYEVSYA
- the lptB gene encoding LPS export ABC transporter ATP-binding protein — protein: MHKLEVRGLKKTIKGTPIIKGISLELYNGEIVGLLGPNGAGKTTTFYMICGLISASGGDILLNENSIAKVPLHKRAKLGIGYLPQESSIFKELSVEENLMLAAEITYKNKAEASRKVDEMLNLLNIEPIRLRKGVSLSGGERRRCEIARSLMITPKFLLLDEPFAGVDPIAVNDIQSIVRDLSDLGIGVLITDHNVRETLAICDRAYVIKDGELFAGGTAKEIASDPNVRKFYLGEDFSI
- a CDS encoding ATP-binding protein, which produces MKKVLLSCALAGALFGLELDGFSAPEGSLITEDAFYIANRGKNEDSLGRSGFISRIVKNSNVVETNFIDDLVNPGGMAQIAGVLYVCDLDAIRGFSKGQEVFNLKIEGAQALNDVVALGSEVLLASDPARGTIWRIDLLSRTADEFARIDPSLGSPNGLLAKGDKLLITTFDLSGKVPGRVLSMDLKSREISIFADMKGVFYGIARGKNDEILVSDWGEDLLSGKIWRIDANGQIRKINLGAMQRPADISSDGKVLLIPKSLENKVELINLP